The following are encoded together in the Gasterosteus aculeatus chromosome 7, fGasAcu3.hap1.1, whole genome shotgun sequence genome:
- the LOC120822490 gene encoding RAS guanyl-releasing protein 2 isoform X1, which produces MESILSKQSATVDELVEACIQAFDGSGTLKDTSLVRMFLMMHPWYIPSTDMAKKLVLQSQEESCTAERRTRICHLVKYWISEFPAEFNLSPELADQIKDFKDLLNTEGNESQSQLIDLDSVPSYKWKRQVTQRVPSMSKKRKMSLLFDHLDSCELAEHLTYLEYKSFCKILFQDYHSFVMHGCTVENPILERFITLFNSVSQWIQLMVLSKPTAPQRATVISHFIRVAQKLLHLQNFNTLMAVVGGLSNSSISRLKDTQAHISAETNKVFNNLIELVTSCGNYSQYRKRFSECSGFRFPILGVHLKDLIAVHVALPDWADKEKTRVNLAKAQQLYAILQELALIQTTPPHVDANTDLLNLLTVSLDQYHTEEEIYQMSLHREPRKPAVSITSLETQNSSPASAPDPKPTMIDEWAVSVKPNADPTIIKKHIEKMVESVFKNFDSDGDGHISREEFEAIRNNFPYLSKFGELDKNQDGKISREEMIDYFMKASSLLNCKMGFIHTFTEATYVKPTFCEHCAGFIWGFYKQGYKCKACGVNCHKSCRSRLAVECRKRTKSISHETPPALQARSYSFPLPANTPPSLQNTVIAEEDIETLEEGVFDVHL; this is translated from the exons ATGGAGTCCATATTGTCGAAGCAGTCGGCCACAGTGGACGAGCTAGTGGAAGCGTGCATCCAAGCCTTCG atGGGAGCGGCACTTTGAAGGACACCTCCTTGGTACGCATGTTTCTCATGATGCACCCGTGGTATATCCCCTCAACCGACATGGCTAAGAAGCTGGTGCTCCA ATCTCAAGAGGAGAGCTGCACTGCCGAGCGCCGAACGAGAATATGTCACCTCGTCAA GTACTGGATCTCTGAGTTTCCAGCAGAGTTTAACCTGAGCCCGGAGCTGGCGGACCAGATCAAAGATTTTAAAGACCTCCTGAACACAGAGGGCAACGAGAGCCAGAGCCAGCTCATTGACCTCGACAGTGT GCCGTCATATAAATGGAAGCGGCAGGTGACTCAACGTGTCCCATCAATGtccaaaaagaggaaaatgtccCTGCTGTTTGACCATCTCGACTCCTGTGAACTGGCTGAACATCTGACCTACCTGGAGTACAAATCCTTCTGCAAAATCCTG TTTCAGGACTACCACAGCTTTGTGATGCACGGCTGCACGGTGGAAAACCCAATCCTGGAGCGTTTCATCACCCTTTTCAACAGTGTCTCCCAATGGATCCAGCTCATGGTGCTCAGCAAGCCCACTGCCCCGCAGAGGGCCACCGTCATCTCCCACTTCATCAGAGTGGCACAG AAGCTGCTGCACTTGCAGAACTTCAACACGCTGATGGCTGTGGTGGGCGGCCTCAGCAACAGCTCCATCTCTCGTCTCAAAGACACACAGGCCCACATCAGTGCCGAGACCAACAAG GTTTTCAACAACCTCATTGAACTGGTGACGTCGTGTGGGAACTACAGTCAATACCGAAAGCGCTTCTCCGAGTGCTCTGGCTTCCGCTTCCCCATACTCGGCGTGCACCTGAAAGACCTGATAGCCGTGCACGTGGCGCTGCCAGACTGGGCAGACAAAGAGAAAACGCGGGTCAACCTGGCGAAGGCCCAACAGCTGTACGCCATCCTTCAAGAGCTGGCGTTGATCCAGACCACACCACCTCACGTCGACGCCAACACAGACCTGCTCAACCTGCTCACG GTGTCTCTGGACCAGTaccacacagaggaggagatctACCAGATGTCGCTGCACAGAGAACCTCGTAAGCCGGCGGTGAGCATCACATCACTGGAGACT CAGAACTCCAGCCCCGCCAGCGCCCCCGACCCCAAGCCCACCATGATCGACGAGTGGGCTGTGTCGGTGAAGCCCAACGCCGACCCGACGATCATCAAGAAACACATAGAGAAGATGGTGGAA TCCGTCTTCAAGAACTTTGACTCGGACGGTGACGGCCACATCTCCAGGGAGGAATTTGAAGCGATCAGGAACAACTTCCCATACCTCAGCAAGTTTGGTGAACTGGACAAAAACCA AGACGGGAAGATCAGCCGAGAGGAAATGATAGACTACTTTATGAAAGCCAGCTCTCTGCTGAACTGCAAGATGGGTTTCATCCACACTTTTACGGAGGCCACCTACGTAAAGCCCACGTTCTGCGAGCACTgcgccggcttt ATATGGGGCTTCTACAAGCAAGGCTACAAGTGTAAAG CTTGCGGGGTGAACTGCCACAAGTCCTGCCGGAGCCGCCTGGCCGTCGAGTGCCGGAAGAGGACAAAGAGCATAAGCCACGAGACGCCGCCGGCCCTCCAGGCCAGATCCTACAGCTTCCCTCTACCTGCCAACACCCCGCCCAGCTTGCAGAACACAG TGATTGCTGAAGAGGATATAGAGACACTGGAGGAAGGAGTGTTTGATGTCCACCTATAA
- the LOC120822490 gene encoding RAS guanyl-releasing protein 2 isoform X2 — MESILSKQSATVDELVEACIQAFDGSGTLKDTSLVRMFLMMHPWYIPSTDMAKKLVLQSQEESCTAERRTRICHLVKYWISEFPAEFNLSPELADQIKDFKDLLNTEGNESQSQLIDLDSVPSYKWKRQVTQRVPSMSKKRKMSLLFDHLDSCELAEHLTYLEYKSFCKILFQDYHSFVMHGCTVENPILERFITLFNSVSQWIQLMVLSKPTAPQRATVISHFIRVAQKLLHLQNFNTLMAVVGGLSNSSISRLKDTQAHISAETNKVFNNLIELVTSCGNYSQYRKRFSECSGFRFPILGVHLKDLIAVHVALPDWADKEKTRVNLAKAQQLYAILQELALIQTTPPHVDANTDLLNLLTVSLDQYHTEEEIYQMSLHREPRKPAQNSSPASAPDPKPTMIDEWAVSVKPNADPTIIKKHIEKMVESVFKNFDSDGDGHISREEFEAIRNNFPYLSKFGELDKNQDGKISREEMIDYFMKASSLLNCKMGFIHTFTEATYVKPTFCEHCAGFIWGFYKQGYKCKACGVNCHKSCRSRLAVECRKRTKSISHETPPALQARSYSFPLPANTPPSLQNTVIAEEDIETLEEGVFDVHL; from the exons ATGGAGTCCATATTGTCGAAGCAGTCGGCCACAGTGGACGAGCTAGTGGAAGCGTGCATCCAAGCCTTCG atGGGAGCGGCACTTTGAAGGACACCTCCTTGGTACGCATGTTTCTCATGATGCACCCGTGGTATATCCCCTCAACCGACATGGCTAAGAAGCTGGTGCTCCA ATCTCAAGAGGAGAGCTGCACTGCCGAGCGCCGAACGAGAATATGTCACCTCGTCAA GTACTGGATCTCTGAGTTTCCAGCAGAGTTTAACCTGAGCCCGGAGCTGGCGGACCAGATCAAAGATTTTAAAGACCTCCTGAACACAGAGGGCAACGAGAGCCAGAGCCAGCTCATTGACCTCGACAGTGT GCCGTCATATAAATGGAAGCGGCAGGTGACTCAACGTGTCCCATCAATGtccaaaaagaggaaaatgtccCTGCTGTTTGACCATCTCGACTCCTGTGAACTGGCTGAACATCTGACCTACCTGGAGTACAAATCCTTCTGCAAAATCCTG TTTCAGGACTACCACAGCTTTGTGATGCACGGCTGCACGGTGGAAAACCCAATCCTGGAGCGTTTCATCACCCTTTTCAACAGTGTCTCCCAATGGATCCAGCTCATGGTGCTCAGCAAGCCCACTGCCCCGCAGAGGGCCACCGTCATCTCCCACTTCATCAGAGTGGCACAG AAGCTGCTGCACTTGCAGAACTTCAACACGCTGATGGCTGTGGTGGGCGGCCTCAGCAACAGCTCCATCTCTCGTCTCAAAGACACACAGGCCCACATCAGTGCCGAGACCAACAAG GTTTTCAACAACCTCATTGAACTGGTGACGTCGTGTGGGAACTACAGTCAATACCGAAAGCGCTTCTCCGAGTGCTCTGGCTTCCGCTTCCCCATACTCGGCGTGCACCTGAAAGACCTGATAGCCGTGCACGTGGCGCTGCCAGACTGGGCAGACAAAGAGAAAACGCGGGTCAACCTGGCGAAGGCCCAACAGCTGTACGCCATCCTTCAAGAGCTGGCGTTGATCCAGACCACACCACCTCACGTCGACGCCAACACAGACCTGCTCAACCTGCTCACG GTGTCTCTGGACCAGTaccacacagaggaggagatctACCAGATGTCGCTGCACAGAGAACCTCGTAAGCCGGCG CAGAACTCCAGCCCCGCCAGCGCCCCCGACCCCAAGCCCACCATGATCGACGAGTGGGCTGTGTCGGTGAAGCCCAACGCCGACCCGACGATCATCAAGAAACACATAGAGAAGATGGTGGAA TCCGTCTTCAAGAACTTTGACTCGGACGGTGACGGCCACATCTCCAGGGAGGAATTTGAAGCGATCAGGAACAACTTCCCATACCTCAGCAAGTTTGGTGAACTGGACAAAAACCA AGACGGGAAGATCAGCCGAGAGGAAATGATAGACTACTTTATGAAAGCCAGCTCTCTGCTGAACTGCAAGATGGGTTTCATCCACACTTTTACGGAGGCCACCTACGTAAAGCCCACGTTCTGCGAGCACTgcgccggcttt ATATGGGGCTTCTACAAGCAAGGCTACAAGTGTAAAG CTTGCGGGGTGAACTGCCACAAGTCCTGCCGGAGCCGCCTGGCCGTCGAGTGCCGGAAGAGGACAAAGAGCATAAGCCACGAGACGCCGCCGGCCCTCCAGGCCAGATCCTACAGCTTCCCTCTACCTGCCAACACCCCGCCCAGCTTGCAGAACACAG TGATTGCTGAAGAGGATATAGAGACACTGGAGGAAGGAGTGTTTGATGTCCACCTATAA